A genomic region of Candidatus Bathyarchaeota archaeon contains the following coding sequences:
- a CDS encoding deoxyhypusine synthase yields the protein MREKRQTPFFKRKLEPIEVKTPKKISELLAEMAKTGFQGRKLGEIVEVWEEMLKDNVVIFFGFAGSMSTTGQWKIVNWLIEHRFIDAIVSTGANISEDILEAMGGTYWQGHHMVDDDQLLKYKIDRFYDVFADELEYRQMERLIANFMKKLNPNCKYSSAEFLHLFGKELSQMGIKSIVATAYENKVPVFCPAIVDSGYGIAYLLNRKSEGNFDITIDQMRDFEQLVDIKAKAAPESGVIYIGGGVPKDFIQLTTVGRSLTESRKYERVYPHKYAIQITTDAPHWGGLSGCTFEEAISWGKEAKGGRNVQCYCDATIALPIVVHALAEKVEKRAKVPDLSWLFKDLK from the coding sequence ATTAGGGAGAAAAGGCAAACTCCTTTCTTTAAAAGGAAGCTTGAGCCAATAGAGGTTAAAACTCCTAAAAAAATTTCGGAGTTGCTTGCAGAAATGGCTAAAACAGGTTTTCAAGGCAGAAAACTTGGCGAAATTGTCGAAGTCTGGGAAGAAATGCTTAAAGATAATGTTGTAATCTTTTTCGGGTTTGCAGGCTCCATGAGCACCACTGGTCAATGGAAGATTGTTAACTGGCTTATTGAACACCGCTTTATAGACGCAATTGTTTCCACGGGCGCAAATATTTCAGAAGACATTTTAGAGGCTATGGGGGGCACGTACTGGCAAGGCCACCACATGGTCGACGATGATCAGCTTTTAAAGTACAAGATTGACAGGTTTTATGATGTTTTTGCCGACGAGCTTGAATACCGTCAAATGGAGCGCCTCATTGCCAATTTCATGAAAAAATTGAATCCAAACTGTAAATATTCCTCAGCTGAGTTCCTTCACCTATTTGGAAAAGAACTTTCCCAAATGGGGATTAAAAGCATAGTTGCAACAGCCTACGAGAACAAAGTGCCAGTCTTCTGTCCTGCAATAGTTGACAGCGGCTACGGTATAGCCTATCTGCTTAACAGGAAAAGTGAAGGCAATTTCGACATAACCATAGATCAAATGCGGGATTTTGAACAACTTGTGGATATAAAAGCCAAGGCGGCGCCTGAAAGCGGCGTGATATATATTGGCGGTGGTGTTCCAAAGGACTTTATCCAGCTTACAACTGTTGGCAGAAGCCTAACAGAATCCAGAAAATATGAAAGAGTCTACCCGCATAAGTACGCCATACAGATCACTACAGACGCACCGCATTGGGGCGGTTTGTCCGGATGTACTTTTGAAGAAGCCATCAGCTGGGGCAAAGAAGCCAAAGGAGGACGCAATGTGCAATGTTACTGTGACGCGACTATAGCTTTGCCAATAGTCGTTCATGCCTTGGCTGAGAAGGTTGAAAAAAGAGCGAAAGTTCCAGACCTCTCTTGGCTGTTTAAGGATTTAAAGTAA
- a CDS encoding DNA primase, whose protein sequence is MTLTGSSQTLTVKYVIRAKFEIEGVVEKPDVIGAVFGQTEGLFGPELDLRELQKSGRIGRIEIELQSKNDRTTGTIIIPTSLDRVSTALLAASIESINRVGPCSAKVTLEKIEDVREARRKAIIDRAKEILHQWTIESMPTVDEIFKELAETLKVAKVEKYGPEELSAGPEVGSAKEIIIVEGRADVINLMRCGIHNVIALEGAKVPETIKKLCREKEATAFLDGDRGGDLILKELLQVTDVKYVARAPRGKEVEELNCKEIFEALAAKVPVEELFKPSRREKRRIEVPREIVQLAKSLEGTLEAVLLNEKLEPIERLPVSQLAEKLQHVSGVDTVVFDGIITQRIVDIAGEKNIKTIIASRISEAVKPPLNVQLTTFSEIIED, encoded by the coding sequence GTGACGCTTACGGGATCATCACAAACCCTCACCGTAAAGTATGTAATCCGTGCAAAATTCGAAATTGAAGGGGTAGTTGAAAAACCAGACGTTATAGGTGCAGTTTTCGGCCAGACAGAAGGCCTATTCGGACCAGAATTAGACCTAAGGGAACTTCAAAAGTCTGGACGTATCGGTAGAATAGAAATTGAACTTCAGTCCAAAAATGACCGGACGACAGGCACGATAATCATTCCAACGAGTTTAGATCGCGTTTCAACCGCTCTTTTGGCGGCAAGCATAGAAAGCATAAACCGGGTGGGCCCATGCTCCGCAAAGGTGACGCTTGAAAAAATTGAGGATGTACGTGAAGCCAGACGAAAAGCCATAATTGACAGGGCTAAGGAGATTCTTCACCAGTGGACTATTGAATCAATGCCGACCGTGGATGAAATCTTTAAAGAGTTAGCTGAAACTTTGAAAGTGGCAAAAGTGGAAAAATACGGGCCGGAAGAGCTTTCGGCCGGTCCAGAGGTGGGCAGTGCAAAAGAAATAATTATTGTTGAAGGCAGAGCTGACGTTATCAATCTAATGCGATGTGGAATCCACAATGTAATAGCTCTTGAAGGCGCCAAAGTTCCCGAAACCATAAAAAAGCTATGCCGGGAAAAAGAGGCGACAGCTTTCCTTGATGGCGATCGAGGCGGAGATTTGATTCTCAAAGAACTGTTGCAAGTAACTGATGTAAAATATGTTGCACGTGCGCCCAGAGGAAAAGAGGTTGAAGAGCTTAATTGCAAAGAAATTTTCGAAGCCCTTGCTGCAAAGGTTCCCGTAGAAGAGCTTTTCAAACCGTCCAGAAGAGAAAAACGCCGAATAGAGGTTCCAAGGGAAATAGTTCAGTTGGCAAAAAGTTTGGAAGGCACTTTGGAAGCTGTCCTCTTAAACGAGAAACTGGAGCCGATAGAGCGGTTACCAGTAAGTCAATTAGCTGAAAAACTTCAACATGTCAGTGGTGTGGACACCGTTGTCTTTGACGGCATAATAACCCAGCGAATAGTAGATATAGCCGGTGAGAAAAACATAAAAACCATAATAGCCTCCCGCATTTCAGAGGCCGTAAAACCGCCGTTAAACGTGCAGTTGACTACATTCTCAGAAATTATAGAAGATTAG
- a CDS encoding toprim domain-containing protein: MSTHLRDKAEQIQQILEQLAEENKNGKPILVEGKKDAEALKILGIGGKIIFAKRGLKTLMNVVSEIENLNADEILLMLDFDREGKRLTEQLKNHIEKTGVKVNVHYWLKLLSLTGREVKDVEGLATYMRTLKGKAGIP, encoded by the coding sequence TTGTCCACTCATCTAAGAGATAAAGCTGAACAAATCCAACAAATTCTAGAGCAGTTGGCAGAAGAAAACAAAAACGGGAAACCCATCCTCGTAGAAGGGAAAAAGGATGCTGAAGCTCTAAAAATCTTAGGAATAGGCGGCAAAATAATATTCGCTAAGAGAGGCCTAAAAACCCTCATGAATGTAGTTTCGGAAATCGAAAACTTGAACGCTGATGAAATCCTGCTGATGTTAGATTTCGACAGAGAAGGCAAACGACTAACAGAACAATTGAAAAACCACATAGAAAAAACTGGCGTAAAAGTAAACGTCCATTATTGGCTTAAACTTTTAAGTTTGACGGGCAGAGAAGTCAAGGATGTTGAAGGCTTAGCCACCTACATGAGAACATTAAAAGGCAAAGCCGGCATTCCTTAA
- a CDS encoding 50S ribosomal protein L38e → MPTEIFDLDKFVEISEKAEYCAVKRLKDIVKLKLRTPKMLYTLKVEPSKAEEVIKRLLCEIREI, encoded by the coding sequence ATGCCAACAGAAATCTTTGATTTAGACAAATTTGTGGAAATCAGTGAGAAAGCTGAGTACTGTGCAGTTAAACGACTAAAAGACATTGTGAAATTGAAACTTCGTACGCCAAAAATGCTGTACACGTTAAAAGTTGAGCCTTCGAAAGCTGAAGAAGTTATTAAAAGGCTTTTATGCGAAATCCGCGAAATATAA
- a CDS encoding tyrosine--tRNA ligase, which translates to MDVETKIELIKRPPTEEILVENELRELLETNEHPGHYIGFEISGLLHLGNLVMAGFKINDFLKAGVRCQVYLADWHSFINNKFGGDWDKILQATKYYAKAFQFFCPGVKIVVGSELYHNNDEYWRNLLKFAKHMTLSRTLRCLTIMGRSETEKLDLSQYFYPPMQAVDIKIIGADIPHGGMDQRKAHVLAREIFPKMGWKKPVAVHHHLLMGLTEPVKLSTKDKLEQVIASKMSKSKPWTAIFIHDTEEQIRAKLKKAWCPERQTEMNPVLEIAKYIIFHETKTFTVERPSKFGGTITFENYDALEKAYEAGQLHPQDLKNAVATELARILEPVRRYFETDKEARESLEVVKKAELTR; encoded by the coding sequence TTGGACGTAGAAACCAAAATTGAACTAATCAAACGTCCGCCGACAGAAGAGATTCTTGTCGAAAACGAGCTAAGGGAGCTTCTAGAAACCAACGAGCATCCTGGACACTATATAGGTTTTGAGATTTCCGGTTTGTTACATCTTGGAAATCTTGTCATGGCTGGTTTTAAGATAAACGATTTTCTAAAGGCTGGCGTCCGCTGTCAAGTTTATTTGGCAGACTGGCACAGCTTCATAAACAACAAGTTCGGCGGAGACTGGGATAAAATTCTTCAAGCCACAAAATATTATGCGAAAGCTTTCCAGTTCTTCTGTCCAGGTGTAAAGATTGTTGTTGGCTCGGAACTTTATCATAACAACGATGAGTATTGGCGGAACCTGCTAAAGTTTGCAAAACATATGACTCTAAGCCGCACCTTGCGTTGTCTCACAATAATGGGGCGAAGCGAAACTGAGAAGCTTGACTTGTCGCAGTATTTTTACCCGCCTATGCAAGCCGTGGACATAAAAATCATAGGTGCTGACATTCCCCACGGTGGTATGGACCAACGCAAAGCCCATGTGTTGGCACGTGAAATCTTTCCAAAAATGGGCTGGAAAAAACCAGTGGCGGTGCATCATCATCTGCTAATGGGCTTAACGGAACCAGTTAAACTCTCAACAAAAGACAAGCTTGAGCAAGTTATTGCTAGCAAAATGAGCAAATCCAAACCATGGACGGCTATATTCATCCATGACACTGAGGAACAAATCCGAGCCAAACTAAAAAAGGCGTGGTGTCCGGAAAGACAGACGGAAATGAACCCTGTTTTAGAAATAGCCAAATACATTATTTTCCATGAGACAAAAACCTTTACTGTAGAACGTCCATCCAAATTTGGTGGCACGATAACCTTTGAAAATTATGACGCGCTTGAAAAAGCCTATGAGGCTGGTCAACTTCATCCGCAAGACTTGAAAAACGCTGTAGCTACAGAACTAGCCCGCATACTGGAACCCGTAAGGCGATACTTTGAAACGGATAAGGAAGCCCGCGAAAGCCTAGAGGTTGTTAAAAAGGCAGAATTAACAAGGTAA
- a CDS encoding carbohydrate kinase family protein, with protein sequence MAEKFQNFNLPTFLVCLMEDATGLLDEYLNEVKDFLKRLDIEREIAVVVMPDFFLDRFVSLNFNLEAFSRSVANVIERKGGSIDGIIQKDFRGGNAVNVASALARLGVKVTPIICTDKLGLQLIKSYLKSPKISLSHVKIVEKPSITTALEFQAADGKTNVMLRDVGSLADFGPQNLAGDDFEVIQKADYVCVFNWAGTKNFGTELAQTVFQYAKSKGRGKTYFDSADPTPNKEKALSLIKMVLQANLVDILSLNENEAVFYASCLSSNVKSLEQTLSFEELALESAKILADHLSARIDLHTTSLSASFTRKSYTIVPAFNVLVSRATGAGDAWNAGNIVGDAYNLPDAVRLTLANATAAYYISNSKGEHPTRKQLIRFCDKLKGKWKTKTDKS encoded by the coding sequence TTGGCTGAAAAGTTCCAAAATTTTAATTTGCCAACTTTTCTAGTCTGTTTAATGGAGGATGCGACGGGTTTGTTGGATGAATATCTGAACGAAGTCAAAGACTTTTTAAAAAGGCTGGACATCGAAAGGGAGATAGCTGTTGTTGTTATGCCTGACTTTTTCCTTGACCGATTTGTCAGTTTAAACTTCAATTTGGAAGCTTTCTCAAGGTCTGTTGCAAACGTCATAGAGCGTAAGGGCGGGAGTATAGATGGAATAATTCAAAAGGATTTTAGAGGCGGAAATGCTGTAAATGTTGCTTCAGCTCTGGCTCGTCTAGGAGTGAAAGTTACGCCAATAATATGTACTGACAAGTTAGGATTGCAACTCATAAAGTCTTACCTTAAATCGCCAAAAATCAGTCTATCCCATGTAAAGATCGTGGAAAAGCCGTCCATAACAACCGCTCTAGAATTCCAAGCAGCCGATGGAAAGACCAACGTTATGCTAAGAGATGTCGGCTCACTGGCAGATTTTGGGCCGCAGAATCTAGCTGGCGACGACTTTGAAGTAATTCAAAAAGCTGACTACGTATGTGTTTTCAATTGGGCTGGAACAAAAAATTTTGGAACAGAGCTTGCTCAAACAGTTTTCCAATATGCCAAGTCAAAGGGCAGGGGCAAAACCTATTTTGATTCAGCCGATCCGACTCCAAACAAGGAGAAAGCATTAAGCTTGATAAAGATGGTTTTGCAGGCGAATCTGGTGGACATTTTAAGCTTAAACGAGAACGAAGCAGTCTTTTATGCTTCATGTTTAAGCTCAAATGTAAAAAGCCTTGAACAAACGCTTAGCTTTGAAGAGTTGGCGTTGGAATCCGCCAAAATATTGGCTGACCATTTAAGTGCGAGGATAGACTTGCACACCACCAGCCTCTCAGCATCTTTCACGAGAAAAAGTTACACGATCGTTCCAGCTTTTAACGTGTTAGTTTCAAGGGCTACGGGAGCTGGTGACGCTTGGAACGCTGGAAACATCGTTGGTGATGCTTACAACCTTCCAGATGCTGTCAGGTTAACGTTGGCAAACGCTACAGCTGCTTACTACATTTCAAATTCGAAAGGAGAACATCCTACTCGTAAACAGCTTATAAGGTTCTGCGACAAGCTTAAAGGGAAATGGAAGACCAAAACAGATAAAAGTTAG
- a CDS encoding deoxyhypusine synthase: protein MEKVKDFELSKSVSADTLVRQMLESGGFTAKNLAIAVDIVENMLKEKNILNFLSFPACIVATGTRGIIRDMVKRKWFHVVVTTCGTLDHDLARCYRDYFQGDFYMNDGELHRRGVSRIGNVLVPNESYGEIIEEKMMKFLNSIYAEGRQDLATYELCWEIGKRLNENSILYWCWKNNIPVIVPGITDGAVGYQLWLFSQDHKDLKINVLKDEQLLNDMVWQAEKSGALIIGGGISKHHVLWWNLFKKGLDYAVYITTAVEYDGSLSGARPREAISWGKIREKAKTVTVEADATIALPLLFAALLERLCS from the coding sequence ATGGAAAAAGTAAAGGACTTCGAACTTTCGAAGAGTGTATCCGCCGATACACTTGTGCGGCAGATGCTTGAAAGCGGAGGCTTTACAGCCAAAAACCTCGCCATCGCCGTTGACATCGTTGAAAACATGCTGAAGGAAAAGAACATCCTTAACTTTCTTTCTTTCCCCGCGTGCATTGTTGCCACAGGCACTCGTGGCATAATTCGCGACATGGTTAAGCGTAAATGGTTTCATGTGGTAGTCACGACATGCGGCACTTTGGATCATGATTTGGCAAGATGTTACCGCGACTATTTTCAAGGCGACTTCTACATGAACGACGGAGAACTTCACAGACGAGGCGTAAGCCGAATAGGCAACGTACTGGTGCCGAACGAAAGTTACGGCGAAATAATCGAAGAAAAAATGATGAAATTTTTGAATAGCATCTATGCTGAGGGCAGGCAGGATCTTGCTACCTACGAACTTTGTTGGGAAATCGGAAAACGCTTAAACGAAAACTCAATCTTGTACTGGTGCTGGAAAAACAATATACCCGTCATAGTGCCTGGTATAACCGACGGCGCAGTAGGCTATCAGCTTTGGCTCTTCAGCCAAGACCATAAGGACTTGAAAATAAACGTGTTAAAAGACGAGCAGCTTCTAAACGACATGGTTTGGCAAGCCGAAAAATCCGGAGCCCTAATAATAGGCGGGGGTATATCAAAACATCACGTTCTGTGGTGGAACCTTTTCAAGAAAGGATTAGACTATGCAGTTTACATAACAACGGCCGTTGAATATGATGGAAGCCTCTCTGGGGCTCGTCCAAGAGAAGCTATATCATGGGGTAAAATACGTGAAAAAGCAAAAACTGTAACTGTAGAGGCAGACGCTACCATTGCTTTGCCGTTATTGTTTGCAGCACTTCTTGAAAGACTTTGCAGTTAA
- a CDS encoding MBL fold metallo-hydrolase, with protein sequence MSEDVVKLEGVDRLEIICLMDNCVDLTSSIEREEVQNVRSWIEKRMGKEWVDKNLRLPIAEHGLSMLVKVFRNGDSYTVLFDTGVSPSGAILNAEGMGLNLKDVETIVLSHGHYDHCGGLLSFIKAVGKKCLPIIVHDDMFKTRGVVSEDGSIRQHPAFPSESQVKPAVFVKTKHPYLLAENTILVTGEIPRKTEFEKGFMQQRALVNGVWQPDPWIWDDRALAVNVKGKGLVVVSGCAHAGIINTILYAKQITNASKIYAIIGGFHLSGRGCEDRIGQTVEVLKQFDPSIVVPMHCTGWKAAFAIAKAMPKAFVWNSVGNLYVL encoded by the coding sequence GTGAGTGAGGATGTTGTTAAACTTGAAGGTGTTGACCGTTTAGAGATAATCTGTCTAATGGACAACTGTGTGGATCTCACGTCATCCATTGAAAGAGAAGAAGTTCAAAATGTAAGAAGCTGGATTGAAAAGCGCATGGGTAAAGAATGGGTTGACAAAAATTTACGTCTCCCAATAGCGGAGCATGGCTTGTCCATGCTTGTTAAAGTTTTCCGCAACGGCGATTCTTATACTGTTCTTTTTGACACTGGCGTAAGCCCTAGTGGCGCTATTTTAAACGCTGAAGGCATGGGCTTAAACCTCAAAGATGTTGAGACTATAGTTTTATCGCATGGCCACTATGATCACTGTGGCGGCTTGCTAAGCTTCATCAAAGCTGTTGGCAAGAAGTGTTTACCAATAATAGTACATGATGACATGTTTAAAACTCGCGGTGTAGTAAGCGAAGATGGCAGTATAAGGCAACACCCGGCTTTTCCATCTGAAAGTCAAGTGAAGCCAGCCGTTTTCGTAAAAACAAAACATCCCTATTTGTTGGCAGAAAATACAATACTAGTTACCGGCGAGATTCCCCGTAAGACAGAATTTGAAAAAGGCTTTATGCAGCAACGCGCTCTTGTAAACGGTGTCTGGCAGCCCGACCCATGGATTTGGGACGACCGTGCGCTGGCTGTAAATGTGAAAGGCAAAGGGCTTGTTGTAGTGTCCGGCTGCGCCCACGCTGGAATCATCAACACAATTTTATATGCGAAACAAATAACTAACGCGTCAAAAATTTATGCAATAATTGGCGGTTTCCACTTGTCTGGAAGGGGATGTGAAGATCGAATAGGCCAAACCGTTGAGGTGCTGAAACAGTTTGACCCTAGCATTGTTGTGCCAATGCACTGCACAGGCTGGAAGGCTGCCTTCGCCATCGCTAAAGCCATGCCGAAGGCCTTCGTATGGAACAGTGTTGGAAACCTCTACGTTCTCTAA
- a CDS encoding prepilin peptidase, whose product MVQVFIEAAKVCLTLGAFLYASWSDYKTREVANSVWILLAPPAFALTFAELFLFDFPTLPLFGLCFGLTAVFAIILFYAGGFGGADAKALMCLALAFPFYPQGLFWPFSCEISPFMQMFFPLTVFSNAVVLAALTAIYILFHNLVWRLRTDKALFEGGQKSESFGKKILVLLTGYKISIWKVKEKWHIYPLEDVEKTDDGVRRKLVIFPKDESRNAIVERLEEAFQSGEIQEKVWASPGLPMLIYMTAGLIIAILYGDMVWNMVRFLLG is encoded by the coding sequence GTGGTGCAAGTGTTCATTGAGGCTGCGAAGGTTTGCTTAACCCTTGGTGCTTTTCTCTACGCTTCTTGGAGCGACTATAAAACCCGTGAAGTCGCTAATAGCGTCTGGATTCTTCTCGCTCCACCTGCTTTCGCTTTAACCTTTGCTGAACTTTTCCTCTTTGATTTTCCCACTTTACCCCTTTTCGGTTTATGTTTCGGTTTAACCGCAGTCTTCGCCATAATTCTATTCTATGCAGGCGGTTTTGGCGGCGCAGACGCAAAGGCTCTGATGTGTTTGGCTCTGGCTTTTCCCTTCTATCCGCAAGGGCTTTTTTGGCCGTTTTCCTGCGAAATTTCGCCTTTTATGCAAATGTTTTTTCCGTTGACGGTTTTCAGCAATGCTGTAGTACTCGCTGCGTTAACAGCCATCTATATTCTCTTCCATAACCTGGTGTGGCGCTTGAGAACAGACAAAGCCTTATTTGAAGGCGGACAGAAAAGCGAATCCTTCGGCAAGAAAATTTTGGTGCTCTTAACAGGCTACAAAATTTCAATCTGGAAAGTTAAGGAGAAATGGCATATCTACCCTTTAGAGGACGTTGAGAAAACCGACGATGGCGTCAGAAGGAAACTTGTGATTTTTCCGAAGGATGAAAGCAGAAACGCCATAGTTGAAAGGCTGGAGGAAGCCTTTCAAAGTGGAGAAATCCAGGAAAAGGTTTGGGCTTCTCCAGGATTGCCCATGCTCATTTATATGACAGCTGGGCTTATAATCGCCATACTATACGGCGACATGGTTTGGAATATGGTTCGTTTTCTTCTTGGCTGA
- the cofE gene encoding coenzyme F420-0:L-glutamate ligase: protein MDIIQIIGIKGIPIVKVGDNIAELVCRAAEKQGTPIQDGDIIVITHVVVSRAEGRIVNLNEVVPSAFARNIAEPYGKEPALVEVVLREAKSIRRMADGKIITETRHGFVCANSGVDKSNVPGENYVALLPEDPDASAKKIRLDIKRLTGCDVAVIISDTHGRPLREGEINVAIGVSGLKPIRDRRGEKDLFGYVLRVKQTAVADELASAAELVIGQANEGVPAAIIRGYKFIKSEDARATELIRPREKDLFF, encoded by the coding sequence ATGGATATCATTCAAATAATTGGAATTAAAGGCATACCCATTGTTAAGGTTGGAGACAACATTGCCGAACTGGTGTGCAGGGCTGCAGAAAAACAAGGCACCCCCATACAGGACGGCGATATAATAGTGATTACTCATGTGGTTGTGTCTAGGGCTGAAGGACGAATCGTGAACTTGAACGAGGTTGTACCATCAGCTTTTGCGAGAAATATAGCTGAACCTTACGGCAAAGAACCAGCTTTGGTTGAAGTTGTTCTAAGAGAAGCCAAAAGCATCCGGCGGATGGCTGATGGCAAAATAATAACTGAAACACGACATGGTTTTGTTTGCGCCAATTCCGGTGTAGATAAATCAAACGTGCCAGGGGAAAACTATGTGGCGCTTTTGCCAGAAGACCCTGATGCTTCAGCCAAAAAAATTAGATTAGACATTAAAAGGTTAACTGGCTGCGATGTGGCTGTGATAATTTCTGACACACATGGCCGTCCTTTACGGGAAGGCGAAATAAATGTTGCGATAGGCGTTTCCGGCTTAAAGCCTATAAGAGACCGGAGAGGCGAAAAAGATTTGTTCGGTTATGTCTTGCGAGTTAAACAGACCGCTGTAGCGGACGAGTTGGCTTCAGCAGCTGAGCTCGTGATAGGCCAAGCGAATGAAGGAGTTCCGGCAGCGATAATACGCGGATACAAGTTCATAAAGTCGGAAGACGCTAGGGCAACGGAGCTAATTAGACCAAGAGAGAAAGATCTGTTCTTTTGA